CTTTGCCCTTGCCATCCTGCCAGGTCGGGTCACCTTCGTTCCAGTCGCGGATGTGGGGCTCCCACGTCTTGATGTGATGGTCACGCTCGCCGTCGCTCTTGAAGTCGCCGTCAAAGTCGGCGTAGGCGAGGAAGTTTTCGGGCGAGTCAGCGCCAGCTTTCAGGAAGACCTCGCCATTGCCGAGCGTCTTGGGGTAGCGGGTTCCGTCAATAGCGAGCCGGCCCATCGATCGAAGGTCTGGGAAGGCCTTGTCGCTGGCAACGACGTCGAACGCGCCTTCTTCACCGTCGAAGAAGCCGGCCGATTCGCCGGCGCTGGCATCGTCCGCCATCGCAACCGCGGGGCCCTTGCGGAACGAGGCTTTCCAGGTCCAGGCACCCTCGGCGTCAGGGGAAAAGTGCACGCGCCAGATGTTGCCCGAGTCGGCCGAGGTGTTAGCCGCATCGCCATCGGCGGCGAAGTAGCCGGGCACGACGTAGGTCTTCTCACCGTTCTCAAACGTCACGTCGAGCCGGTAGTCCGTGAACGGATTCGGCGTCGCCGTCTCAGCCGTCTGAGGGCCTTCGAAGTCGAGCGTGTACCGGTGCCAGATCTGCACCGTGTCCGCTGCGGACGAGCTCGCAACAGCGACGAACGCCATGAGCAGGGCGGCAAAAAGGGCAACTCCCCTTCGAGCAGTCGTCGCGGGGTGCATGGGGCGTGAGCAGTGATGGGTCGTCTGGTTGGGTGGCATCGCGGAAGGGGGTTGGTTTCGGTTGAAAGCAACTACTTTACAAAAAAAGGCGAGGGAGAAAACCCCTGCGGACACGCACAGTCCGACGACACTGCCGCAAGATCAGGCAACCTCGACCGGCCGACCGCCGGCCGCAGCACTTTCGTAAATCGCCTCGATCAGCCGCACCGATCGTTTCGCCTCCATCGGCCCGACCGTCAGTGCTTCTCGACCGGCGACCGCATCAACGAAGTGCTCGAAGTTGCGTCGGTGCATCTCGGGATCAATCGCGCCCGGGTCCGCTGCGCCGATTCCAGGGCCGCCGGTGCTCATAAGCGTTTGGCGAACCTCGTCATCGGTCGGCTCGGGCTCGTCGAACTCCCAGTGCCGAAGTTCGTGGTCAGCTAGGAAGATCGTGCCCTCCGTGCCGCACAGGTGAACCTCACACGGATGCCCGACCGCACTCCACGCTGCCGTCGTCGCCTCTATGGTCCCCTTTGCGCCACTGACGAATTCGAGGCAGGCCACCGCAACGTCTTCGACTTCGAGCCCTTCGTGGCCGACCCGACCCGTGAACGCCGAGACCCGTCGGACGTCTCCGGCGAAATGCAGCAGCTGATCGATGGTGTGGATCGCCTGGTTCATCATCGCACCGCCACCATCGAGATCGCGCGTGCCACGCCAGCTTGCACCGTCGTAGTACGCCTGGGTCCGCCACCACTTGACGTAAGCACTGCAGAGCGTGAGTCGCCCGAGACGACCGTTTGCGACGGCTCGCTCGACCGCCTCGACCGCGGGGTTGAAACGACGGTTCAGGATGGCACCAAGGACAACGCCCGCCTTGTCGCAAGCGGCTGCCATCTCATCGATGCGTGCCGAGCTAACTTCGAGCGGTTTCTCGCAGAGGACGTGCTTTCCTGCCGCGGCCGCCTCAATCACGAGCTGTCCGTGCGTTCCGCTGGGCGTGCCGATGATGACGGCATCGATCTCGTCGCTCGCGAGAAGATCGGGGACCGACAGCACGCTGACGCCGAAGTCCTTTGCCAGTTGATCGGCCTTCTCGATCGATCGAGACGCGATCGCGACGAGGTCTCCGTCACGCATCGACGCGATCGCCCGGGCGTGAAACTTGGCGATGCTGCCCGCGCCGATGATGCCAAACTTCACGCCGCCTCCAAAGCAGCAGGCCGATTCTCGCGTCGGAGGAACTCAACGATCCCCCAAACGGACAGGACGACCAGCAGGGCGATTCCGGCTTGCCCCCAGACGCCGCGTCCGGACAAGCCCCACACGCAGCCGATCGTCGCGACCGTGATCGAAACGAGCATGGCCGCGTTGACCAGCACGCGCTTCGCGCCAGTCGGCCGCGCTTCGCCGAGGAGCTTGCGACTGTTCATCATCAAGAAGAACGTGAGATACGCGATCGGAATGAGCGACGCGCCCGTCACATTGGCGGGAATGAACAGGGCGGTTCGGGTTTCGCCGGTCCAGAGGACAGGTGCAAACAGGGACAGAACCCCCGGCATCATGGCGCCGGCGATCCGTGCCTTCCGGCTTTCGGGCATGCCCAGCGCTTCGCTCACAGCAAAGCTGTTCATCAGCATCAGGACGATGATCGTGGTCAGCGCCATCATCAGCACACCGACGCCGAAGACATAGCGGGCCACGGTTTCGCCCAGAAGTGGCGAGAGTGTCGTGGCCAATCGATCCGCGTCCCGGCTGACCAACGCAGCTGCGACTTTGTGATCGGCTTGAGGAAGGCCGTCGAGCACTCGCCGCTTTTCCGTCTCGTCGTCTGGCAGGGCGACATCGGTTGCGTTGGCCCGTGCCTCCAGGGCCTGGTAGTACGCCGATTCGCCAGCAAGCGGACGCCCCGCCTCGTCGAGGACGTCTTGCGTTTGTCCGTGGAACTGACTGGCAGACGCGAGGACCAGGCACGACGTCGCCAGGACGAATGGAACGACCAGCCCGACGCCGAGGTCGAAGATCGCAAGCCCACGATGGCGTTTTCCCCAACCTTTCTTTAGCAAGCTGTAGGGCAAAAGAAAGGTCATGTTGATTCCGACGGCCACGCCGAAAGCACCGATGACGCGGTCACGCTGCATCGCCGCGACCCGGTCCTGCCAGAAGCCGCCCGCGTCGCCGGTTGCATCGATCAACGCCTGCAGCTCCGGCGTCGCCTGCGTGGCAGACGAAACTGAAGGCACGAAGCCGGCGAGAATCCGCCCGACCGGAAGCGCTCCCTTGGCAAACAGAAGCGCGACGACCAGGACGAACGCGAGGACGATCAGGCCCACCAAAGCCTTCATGACACCCTCAACAAGCCGAATGCCACGGTGTCCCGTGTCGTAGAAGACGATGATCGTCGCCGTGAACGCGAAGATGATGACGCCGATTACCCACGGGGCGACGCTGCTGTCGCGAAGCTCTGGCAACAGGTTCTGCTGAACGGCCGCCTGGGCGAGCGTGTACTGCGGCAGACACCAGACGTGGTTCGCGATCAGCACCGCGAGCAGCCAGCTCACGCCGAGCACCGGCGAGATGTGCCGATTCACGCTGGCCAGTGGTCGCTGACCGGTCGAAAGCGCGACATA
The nucleotide sequence above comes from Planctomycetota bacterium. Encoded proteins:
- a CDS encoding Gfo/Idh/MocA family oxidoreductase; the protein is MKFGIIGAGSIAKFHARAIASMRDGDLVAIASRSIEKADQLAKDFGVSVLSVPDLLASDEIDAVIIGTPSGTHGQLVIEAAAAGKHVLCEKPLEVSSARIDEMAAACDKAGVVLGAILNRRFNPAVEAVERAVANGRLGRLTLCSAYVKWWRTQAYYDGASWRGTRDLDGGGAMMNQAIHTIDQLLHFAGDVRRVSAFTGRVGHEGLEVEDVAVACLEFVSGAKGTIEATTAAWSAVGHPCEVHLCGTEGTIFLADHELRHWEFDEPEPTDDEVRQTLMSTGGPGIGAADPGAIDPEMHRRNFEHFVDAVAGREALTVGPMEAKRSVRLIEAIYESAAAGGRPVEVA
- a CDS encoding divalent metal cation transporter translates to MTDSDVDARRSEAIDEAELALWPRKLLIWTRLSGPGWLQGAITLGGGSLAGALYLGVIGGFDTLWVQPLAMILGVVMLAAVGYVALSTGQRPLASVNRHISPVLGVSWLLAVLIANHVWCLPQYTLAQAAVQQNLLPELRDSSVAPWVIGVIIFAFTATIIVFYDTGHRGIRLVEGVMKALVGLIVLAFVLVVALLFAKGALPVGRILAGFVPSVSSATQATPELQALIDATGDAGGFWQDRVAAMQRDRVIGAFGVAVGINMTFLLPYSLLKKGWGKRHRGLAIFDLGVGLVVPFVLATSCLVLASASQFHGQTQDVLDEAGRPLAGESAYYQALEARANATDVALPDDETEKRRVLDGLPQADHKVAAALVSRDADRLATTLSPLLGETVARYVFGVGVLMMALTTIIVLMLMNSFAVSEALGMPESRKARIAGAMMPGVLSLFAPVLWTGETRTALFIPANVTGASLIPIAYLTFFLMMNSRKLLGEARPTGAKRVLVNAAMLVSITVATIGCVWGLSGRGVWGQAGIALLVVLSVWGIVEFLRRENRPAALEAA